Proteins co-encoded in one Kribbella solani genomic window:
- a CDS encoding ABC transporter substrate-binding protein yields the protein MHSLTRAVIGTAAVALLATACTGTSNAPQATDDATKDVSITFWHGWSAPSETAAIAANVKAFEAKHPNIHVKVVGNINDDKIKQALRAGGTNAPDVVSSFTTDNVGTFCASKVFSDLKPFLDKSGIELDKTFPKPLQDYTRFQGKRCTLPLLNDAYGLYYNKDAFKAAGITAPPKTLSEFDLVAKKLTKPNGDTYAQLGFMPNFHGYESTTSHFAALWNPTYFTPDGKSNLAKDPAFANMLRWQKGLVDQLGGFAKLEKYRATFGDEFGAKNPFHTGQVAMTMDGEWRLGMARDAGVKFDIGVAPFPVPDDQADSYGKGYLSGTVIGIASTSQKQNAAWELVKFMTTDTDAVVSFANAIHNVPSTLDALKSPKLTADLKPFLGIAQHPRSSTTPASPNGGAYQLTLQDFGYAYEAGKVTDLAAGLAKTDVQIDKDLAQAK from the coding sequence ATGCACTCCCTGACCCGTGCCGTCATCGGCACCGCCGCGGTCGCCCTCTTGGCGACGGCCTGCACCGGTACCTCGAACGCGCCGCAGGCCACCGACGATGCCACCAAAGACGTCAGCATCACCTTCTGGCACGGGTGGAGTGCCCCGAGCGAAACCGCGGCGATCGCCGCCAACGTGAAGGCCTTCGAGGCCAAGCATCCGAACATCCACGTCAAGGTCGTCGGGAACATCAACGACGACAAGATCAAGCAGGCACTCCGGGCCGGCGGCACGAACGCCCCGGACGTGGTGTCCTCGTTCACCACCGACAACGTCGGTACGTTCTGCGCGTCGAAGGTCTTCAGCGACCTGAAACCGTTCCTGGACAAATCCGGGATCGAGCTGGACAAGACGTTCCCGAAGCCGCTGCAGGACTACACGCGGTTCCAGGGCAAACGCTGCACCTTGCCGCTGCTGAACGACGCGTACGGCCTGTACTACAACAAGGATGCGTTCAAGGCCGCCGGAATCACCGCGCCGCCGAAGACGTTGTCCGAATTCGACCTGGTCGCCAAAAAGCTGACCAAGCCCAACGGCGACACGTACGCCCAACTCGGCTTCATGCCGAACTTCCACGGGTACGAATCGACCACGTCGCACTTCGCGGCGCTGTGGAATCCGACGTACTTCACGCCTGACGGCAAGTCCAATCTGGCCAAGGACCCGGCGTTCGCGAACATGCTGAGGTGGCAGAAGGGCCTGGTCGATCAGCTCGGTGGGTTCGCGAAGCTGGAGAAGTACCGCGCGACCTTCGGTGACGAGTTCGGCGCGAAGAACCCGTTCCACACCGGTCAGGTCGCGATGACGATGGACGGCGAGTGGCGGCTGGGCATGGCCCGCGACGCGGGCGTGAAGTTCGACATCGGCGTCGCGCCGTTCCCCGTACCGGATGACCAGGCGGACAGCTACGGCAAGGGATACCTGTCCGGCACGGTGATCGGGATCGCCAGTACCAGCCAGAAGCAGAACGCGGCCTGGGAGCTGGTGAAGTTCATGACCACCGACACCGACGCCGTGGTCAGCTTCGCGAACGCCATCCACAACGTGCCGTCCACACTGGACGCACTCAAGTCCCCCAAGCTCACTGCCGACCTGAAGCCGTTCCTCGGCATCGCCCAGCACCCTCGGAGCAGCACCACACCGGCCAGCCCGAACGGTGGGGCGTACCAGTTGACGTTGCAGGACTTCGGTTACGCCTACGAGGCCGGCAAGGTCACCGACCTGGCCGCCGGCCTGGCCAAGACCGACGTGCAGATCGACAAAGACCTGGCGCAGGCGAAATGA
- a CDS encoding carbohydrate ABC transporter permease produces MTLRQKHRRETLRNLAFLSPWLIGVSVFFLYPLVSTVYFSFMKYDGFTPPTWNGLKNWQYVFTDYPFFWPALRNTLWLVVVMVTLRVLFGLGIGMLITKVKTGAGLFRTAFYLPYLAPPVAATMAFAFLLNPGTGPVNNILGSIGLPQPGWFNDPNWSKPALTMLALWGIGDLMVIFMASLLDVPQEQYEAASLDGAGAWQRFRFVTLPNISPIVLFAVVTGVIQTMQYYTQPLVAGKVASGVIGSSGQQFEPGYPEKSTLTLPQLVYHLGFQRFDTGGASVIALVLFVLAMVFTGFLMRSMSERSTA; encoded by the coding sequence ATGACTCTCCGGCAGAAACACCGCCGGGAGACGCTGCGCAACCTCGCTTTCCTGTCACCGTGGCTGATCGGTGTCAGCGTCTTCTTCCTGTACCCGCTGGTGTCGACCGTCTACTTCAGCTTCATGAAGTACGACGGCTTCACCCCGCCGACCTGGAACGGCCTGAAGAACTGGCAGTACGTCTTCACCGACTACCCGTTCTTCTGGCCGGCGCTACGGAACACACTGTGGCTGGTTGTCGTGATGGTGACGCTCCGGGTGCTGTTCGGTCTTGGCATCGGCATGCTGATCACCAAGGTGAAGACCGGCGCCGGCTTGTTCCGTACCGCGTTCTACCTGCCGTACCTGGCCCCGCCGGTGGCTGCGACGATGGCGTTCGCGTTCCTGCTCAACCCGGGCACCGGTCCGGTAAACAACATCCTCGGCAGCATCGGACTGCCACAGCCAGGCTGGTTCAACGACCCGAACTGGTCGAAGCCGGCGCTGACGATGCTGGCGCTGTGGGGCATCGGCGACCTGATGGTGATCTTCATGGCGTCGCTGCTCGACGTACCACAGGAGCAGTACGAGGCGGCCTCGCTGGACGGAGCAGGTGCCTGGCAGCGGTTCCGGTTCGTGACTCTGCCGAACATCTCGCCGATCGTACTGTTCGCCGTCGTCACCGGTGTCATCCAGACGATGCAGTACTACACGCAGCCGCTGGTGGCAGGGAAGGTCGCCAGCGGCGTGATCGGCAGTTCGGGACAGCAGTTCGAGCCCGGGTACCCGGAGAAGTCCACGCTGACACTGCCGCAGCTGGTGTACCACCTGGGCTTCCAGCGGTTCGACACCGGCGGTGCGTCCGTGATCGCACTCGTGCTGTTCGTACTGGCGATGGTGTTCACCGGGTTCCTGATGCGTTCGATGAGTGAGAGGAGTACGGCATGA
- a CDS encoding carbohydrate ABC transporter permease: MTATAITSAVPLTSAARTARRTRFLQWVGVHALAIAAALFFVLPFVFIFLTALMSDQQALTRNLWPDSWHWENLRTVWETPGFLTWWKNTLMYAVLGTALTLVSSIPVAYALARFSFRGRNVVLMLVIATMMLPPQVVIVPMYLFWAKQLHLSGTLWPLIIPMAFTDAFSVFLLRQFLLTIPKDYVDAAKVDGCGDFTALLRIILPMAKPAIAAVALFQFFYCWNDYFGPQIYASENPAAWTLSYGLESFKGAHHTNWNLTMAATLLVMAPVIVLFFFAQKAFIEGVTLTGVKG, from the coding sequence ATGACCGCGACAGCTATCACCTCCGCTGTCCCGTTGACCTCGGCGGCCCGCACTGCACGCCGTACGCGTTTCCTCCAGTGGGTTGGGGTGCATGCACTCGCTATCGCGGCGGCGCTGTTCTTCGTACTCCCCTTTGTGTTCATCTTCCTCACCGCGCTGATGAGTGACCAGCAAGCACTCACCCGCAACCTGTGGCCGGACAGCTGGCACTGGGAGAACCTGCGTACGGTCTGGGAGACACCGGGCTTCCTGACCTGGTGGAAGAACACTCTGATGTACGCCGTACTCGGCACCGCGCTCACGTTGGTTTCGAGCATCCCTGTCGCGTACGCGCTCGCCCGGTTCAGCTTTCGCGGCCGGAACGTCGTACTGATGCTGGTGATCGCCACGATGATGCTGCCGCCGCAGGTGGTGATCGTGCCGATGTACCTGTTCTGGGCGAAGCAACTGCACCTGTCCGGGACGCTGTGGCCACTGATCATCCCCATGGCGTTCACCGACGCGTTCTCAGTGTTCCTGCTCCGTCAGTTCCTACTGACGATTCCGAAGGACTACGTGGACGCCGCGAAGGTGGACGGGTGCGGTGACTTCACTGCGCTGCTCCGGATCATCCTGCCCATGGCCAAGCCGGCTATCGCGGCAGTAGCGCTGTTCCAGTTCTTCTACTGCTGGAACGACTACTTCGGACCGCAGATCTACGCCAGTGAGAACCCGGCCGCCTGGACGCTGAGCTACGGCCTGGAGTCCTTCAAGGGCGCGCACCACACCAACTGGAACCTCACCATGGCAGCCACGTTGCTGGTGATGGCACCGGTCATCGTCCTGTTCTTCTTCGCGCAAAAGGCCTTCATCGAAGGCGTCACACTTACAGGGGTCAAAGGATGA
- a CDS encoding 6-phospho-beta-glucosidase, which translates to MKLTVVGGGSTYTPELVDGFARLRDTLPVSELVLVDPAPDRLELVGGLARRIFAKQGHAGRVVTTSDLDAGIDGADAVLLQLRVGGQAARNEDETWPLECGCVGQETTGAGGLAKALRTVPVVLDIAERVRRTNPNAWIIDFTNPVGIVTRALLSHGHKAVGLCNVAIGFQRRFAAMLGVQPEEVSLDHVGLNHLTWERAVRVNGEDKLPQLLQEHLPEISDDLHIPSGVVQQLGVVPSYYLRYYYQHDEVVRELLTKPSRAAEVAALEKELLDMYADPQLDEKPALLEQRGGAYYSEAAAALASSLLNDTGDIQVVNTLNNGAFPFLPDDAVIEVPATVNAQGTTPEPVSPLEPLYAGLVTHVTAYEDLALEAAVKGGSERVFQALLAHPLVGQISLAQELTDKLLAHNKAYLPWAR; encoded by the coding sequence ATGAAACTCACGGTCGTCGGTGGGGGCTCCACGTACACACCCGAGCTGGTCGACGGGTTCGCCCGGCTGCGGGACACGTTGCCGGTGTCGGAGCTGGTGCTGGTCGACCCAGCGCCTGACCGGCTGGAGCTGGTTGGTGGACTGGCGCGGCGGATCTTCGCCAAACAAGGCCATGCGGGCCGGGTGGTCACCACCTCCGATCTGGACGCGGGGATCGACGGCGCGGATGCCGTACTGCTCCAGCTGCGTGTCGGTGGACAGGCAGCACGCAACGAGGACGAGACCTGGCCGCTGGAGTGCGGTTGTGTCGGTCAGGAGACGACCGGCGCAGGTGGTCTCGCGAAAGCGCTGCGGACAGTGCCCGTCGTACTGGACATTGCTGAGCGAGTGCGGCGTACCAATCCGAACGCCTGGATCATCGACTTCACCAACCCGGTCGGCATCGTGACCCGGGCGCTGCTGTCACACGGGCACAAGGCAGTGGGGTTGTGCAATGTGGCGATCGGCTTCCAGCGACGGTTCGCAGCGATGCTGGGCGTACAGCCAGAGGAGGTGTCACTCGACCACGTCGGGCTGAACCACCTCACCTGGGAGCGCGCCGTCCGCGTCAACGGCGAGGACAAGCTGCCGCAATTGCTGCAAGAGCACCTGCCGGAGATCTCGGACGACCTGCACATCCCGTCTGGCGTAGTGCAGCAGCTAGGCGTCGTTCCGTCGTACTACCTGCGCTACTACTACCAGCACGACGAGGTGGTGCGGGAGCTGCTCACGAAGCCTTCACGAGCTGCTGAGGTCGCTGCACTGGAGAAAGAGCTGCTGGACATGTACGCCGATCCGCAGCTCGACGAGAAGCCCGCTCTGCTCGAACAGCGCGGCGGCGCCTACTACTCGGAGGCGGCCGCCGCACTCGCATCCTCGCTGCTGAACGACACCGGAGACATACAGGTTGTCAACACGCTCAACAACGGCGCCTTCCCGTTCCTGCCCGATGACGCTGTCATTGAAGTACCGGCAACGGTCAACGCACAGGGCACAACACCGGAGCCGGTGTCCCCGCTAGAGCCCCTGTACGCCGGGCTGGTCACACATGTGACGGCGTACGAGGACCTGGCGTTGGAGGCTGCCGTGAAGGGTGGATCAGAGCGTGTTTTCCAAGCGCTGCTGGCGCATCCACTGGTCGGTCAGATCTCTCTGGCGCAGGAGCTGACGGACAAGCTGCTGGCGCACAACAAGGCGTACCTGCCGTGGGCGCGCTAG
- a CDS encoding N-acetylglucosamine kinase: MGALVPGGVLAFDAGNSKTDVALVAADGTVLGTARGGGFEPQKVGAEAAVTGLAPLVQAAAAQAGLRVGDVPLVQQLSACLANADLPVEVEELTGVFERRGWAESVYVTNDTFALLRSGVDEPRGVAVVCGAGINCSGMLPDGRTARFTALGTLTGDWGGGAQLAEETFWAASRAEDGRGPATALLTALPLHYGKPSLSAVIEALHFGELSADQQLEAAPVLFQVAAAGDAVALGIVQHQAEEIVAMAVSALNRLDLLGERVTVVLGGGVLTAGHAVLLDRVTRLLAEYAPKAVPRVVDVPPVVGAALLGLDHTAAGATAQARLRAAFAPPPAA; this comes from the coding sequence GTGGGCGCGCTAGTACCGGGCGGCGTGCTCGCCTTCGACGCCGGTAACAGCAAGACCGACGTCGCGCTGGTCGCCGCGGACGGCACAGTGCTTGGTACGGCACGAGGGGGCGGGTTCGAACCACAGAAGGTCGGTGCGGAGGCCGCAGTGACCGGACTGGCGCCGCTGGTACAGGCAGCCGCCGCACAGGCCGGACTGCGGGTCGGGGACGTGCCGCTGGTGCAGCAGCTCTCCGCCTGTCTGGCGAACGCTGACCTACCGGTTGAGGTGGAGGAGCTGACCGGTGTGTTCGAGCGGCGCGGCTGGGCGGAGTCTGTGTACGTCACCAACGACACGTTCGCGCTACTGCGGTCCGGAGTGGACGAACCGCGTGGTGTCGCGGTGGTATGCGGTGCGGGGATCAACTGCTCCGGCATGCTGCCAGACGGGCGGACTGCTCGGTTCACTGCACTAGGAACGCTGACCGGTGACTGGGGCGGCGGTGCGCAACTGGCTGAAGAGACGTTCTGGGCAGCGTCCCGTGCCGAGGACGGACGAGGCCCTGCGACCGCACTGCTCACTGCACTCCCCCTGCACTACGGGAAGCCGTCGCTGAGCGCGGTGATCGAGGCACTGCACTTCGGTGAGCTGTCAGCCGATCAGCAACTGGAGGCCGCGCCGGTACTCTTCCAGGTCGCGGCCGCTGGTGACGCCGTTGCCCTGGGCATCGTTCAGCATCAGGCCGAAGAGATCGTTGCGATGGCAGTCAGTGCGCTCAACCGCCTCGACCTACTCGGCGAGCGCGTCACCGTGGTTCTGGGCGGTGGCGTACTGACAGCAGGGCATGCCGTTCTGCTGGATCGTGTCACCCGCCTGCTGGCCGAGTACGCACCAAAAGCAGTGCCTCGGGTGGTGGATGTACCTCCTGTAGTAGGTGCCGCGCTACTTGGCCTGGACCACACTGCTGCCGGCGCAACAGCTCAGGCCCGGCTACGAGCCGCGTTCGCACCTCCACCAGCAGCCTGA
- a CDS encoding mechanosensitive ion channel family protein: protein MTALAINFTQPFEDAFSKLLSFIPNLLGGLVILVIGYFVAKVLGKLVGKLLGRVGFDQWMERAGVSGVLQRSGTGLTASAMLGKVVFWFVFLISFTMFASALGVPEISTFMSDMLAYIPRIFAAIVIVCLAALFANFLAAIIRGATGNETLAKVGRYAILVYAAFAALTQLGVAVQLTGNTLLIVLAGAALALGLAFGLGGREMAGRALNNVFSRETMNKPATGSNGTGSNGTGANATGSNGTAAYPAQGGYQGNYEGGYQQPTQPEQHPAHSSGQWSNGSQQNGNWQQGQ from the coding sequence ATGACAGCGTTAGCTATCAACTTCACTCAACCCTTCGAAGATGCCTTCAGCAAACTTTTGTCGTTCATCCCGAATCTGCTGGGTGGACTGGTCATCCTGGTCATCGGCTACTTCGTCGCCAAGGTGCTCGGGAAACTCGTCGGCAAACTGCTCGGCCGGGTCGGATTCGACCAGTGGATGGAACGGGCCGGCGTCTCCGGCGTGCTGCAACGGTCGGGCACGGGGCTGACCGCGTCGGCGATGCTGGGCAAGGTCGTGTTCTGGTTCGTCTTCCTGATCAGCTTCACGATGTTCGCCTCCGCGCTCGGGGTGCCGGAGATCTCGACGTTCATGAGCGACATGCTGGCGTACATCCCGCGGATCTTCGCGGCGATCGTGATCGTCTGCCTGGCCGCGCTGTTCGCGAACTTCCTGGCCGCGATCATCCGCGGTGCCACCGGTAACGAGACACTGGCAAAGGTCGGCCGCTACGCGATCCTGGTGTACGCCGCCTTCGCCGCGCTGACCCAGCTCGGCGTCGCGGTTCAGCTGACCGGCAACACCTTGCTGATCGTGCTCGCCGGTGCCGCGCTCGCGCTCGGTCTCGCTTTCGGCCTCGGGGGTCGCGAGATGGCCGGCCGCGCGCTGAACAACGTGTTCTCCCGCGAAACGATGAACAAGCCGGCAACCGGCTCGAACGGAACGGGCTCGAACGGGACCGGTGCGAACGCCACTGGCTCGAACGGTACGGCCGCGTACCCGGCGCAGGGCGGCTACCAGGGGAACTACGAGGGCGGCTACCAGCAGCCGACCCAGCCCGAGCAGCACCCGGCACACAGCTCCGGTCAGTGGTCCAACGGCAGCCAGCAGAACGGCAACTGGCAACAGGGCCAGTAA
- a CDS encoding GNAT family N-acetyltransferase: MNNLDIRRATAGDVAGIVAMIADDQLGATRESTDDLAPYLQAFDRIDADPNQLLVVAERNDELVGTLQLTIIPGLSRRGSSRGLIEAVRVAATARGEGLGSTLIRWAIDESRTRGCTLVQLTSDKTRTEAHRFYTNLGFENTHEGFKLKLR, encoded by the coding sequence GTGAACAATCTGGACATCCGCCGCGCCACCGCCGGCGACGTGGCCGGGATCGTCGCGATGATCGCCGACGACCAGCTCGGCGCCACCCGTGAGTCGACCGACGACCTGGCCCCGTACCTGCAGGCGTTCGACCGCATCGACGCCGACCCGAACCAGCTGCTGGTAGTTGCCGAACGCAACGACGAGTTGGTCGGTACGCTCCAGCTGACGATCATCCCCGGCCTGTCCCGCCGCGGTTCGTCCCGCGGCCTGATCGAAGCGGTCCGCGTCGCCGCCACCGCCCGCGGCGAAGGCCTCGGCAGCACCCTGATCCGCTGGGCGATCGACGAGTCCCGCACCCGCGGCTGCACCCTGGTCCAACTCACCTCGGACAAGACCCGCACCGAAGCCCACCGCTTCTACACCAACCTGGGCTTCGAAAACACCCACGAAGGCTTCAAACTCAAGCTCCGGTAA
- a CDS encoding neutral zinc metallopeptidase: MIAAQVRGVLVLAGVVAMLGVSGCTRSGLDSGPSTTPTSVPTYAPPLEPSGRTVRRPEPIKDEFLLHNPLYRAGRIAAVTCSLPTAKLVDQRTMIRYATAFVACLDRAWAPVISRAGFDFVPPGAVHSSPTGSKTACGVMEEGTFGVYCDDDRGIYFNWPEYVVKESYRQEAGRASVQYLIAHEYGHHVQWLTGISDDYAVRYGVVPEAARQTEVNRSEMQAHCFAAAFFGANRASLRIRGERLDHYGHGGYDRSDPELSNFDRWLRQAFRAAGPGGCRTWAAPAKSVTGA, from the coding sequence GTGATCGCTGCGCAGGTGCGTGGCGTGCTGGTGCTTGCCGGTGTGGTGGCGATGCTGGGTGTCAGTGGATGTACGCGGTCGGGCCTGGATTCGGGTCCGTCGACCACGCCGACGTCCGTGCCTACGTACGCGCCGCCGCTTGAGCCGTCTGGGCGGACCGTTCGGCGTCCGGAGCCGATCAAGGACGAGTTCCTGCTGCACAACCCCCTCTACCGGGCCGGCCGAATCGCCGCTGTCACCTGCTCTCTGCCGACAGCGAAGCTGGTGGATCAGCGAACCATGATCCGGTATGCCACCGCCTTCGTCGCCTGTCTGGACAGAGCCTGGGCGCCGGTGATCAGCCGGGCGGGCTTCGATTTCGTACCACCGGGCGCGGTGCACTCGTCCCCGACCGGCAGCAAAACCGCCTGCGGGGTGATGGAGGAGGGAACCTTCGGCGTCTACTGCGACGACGATCGCGGCATCTACTTCAACTGGCCGGAGTATGTGGTCAAGGAGTCGTACCGTCAGGAGGCCGGCCGAGCGTCCGTGCAGTACCTGATCGCGCACGAGTACGGCCACCACGTGCAGTGGCTGACCGGGATCTCGGATGACTATGCCGTTCGGTACGGGGTAGTGCCGGAGGCGGCGCGGCAGACCGAGGTGAACCGGAGCGAGATGCAGGCGCACTGCTTCGCGGCGGCGTTCTTCGGTGCGAACCGGGCGTCGTTGCGGATTCGTGGGGAGCGGCTGGATCACTACGGGCACGGCGGCTATGACAGGTCGGATCCCGAGCTGAGCAACTTCGATCGGTGGTTGCGGCAGGCGTTCCGGGCGGCCGGGCCGGGTGGGTGCAGGACCTGGGCGGCGCCGGCCAAGAGTGTTACCGGAGCTTGA
- a CDS encoding neutral zinc metallopeptidase, which yields MSEDVAEDGSPAPDHSLADTGADTSADTGADTSADTGADTGADTGAGAGVGAGAGAGVSAGGAGVGGAGAGAGADVGAGGAGVGGGSSSAGSQPLVLSGGQAGSLGRARSVAVEDSPVRRKARPLPTEPGTTSEYTGPPVAPLTDAPQTPLTGTRRAGGARPTGWHTTAARNGARPTDPSGRTGWQTGQSPSSTWSADPSRSAAWPTDRARAGAQYSSTPPPVKPPRHHSRKVVGALTALVLIMLTGATFAGVKLIDSYGSRVDNPLAQPSVRKSQAPIPTLPDPTVTVTVPGIPDLVRLQKNKIYTSGKVASVSCQEPAIKPQSQSEILRYYKALLPCLNNAWAPVLKRSGYPFRAPKVVLQTNQSTSSSCTGELNVAFYCPADESIYVSWKKDLKYYKDEPTAARVWMIDTMAHEYAHHVQNLTEMLTAADSRAGWAKTKAEELEWSRRLELQAGCFGAAFLGANKKALGLTGRKLDLWEWEVQHSGDEYNPKKVRDHGSRKNHWVWAEPAFNTTNPGSCNTFTASAERVS from the coding sequence GTGTCTGAGGATGTCGCCGAGGACGGTTCACCAGCACCAGACCACTCCCTCGCCGACACCGGCGCCGACACCAGCGCCGACACCGGCGCCGACACCAGCGCCGACACCGGCGCCGACACCGGCGCCGACACCGGCGCTGGTGCCGGTGTTGGCGCCGGTGCTGGTGCTGGTGTCAGTGCCGGCGGTGCTGGGGTCGGCGGTGCTGGTGCTGGTGCTGGTGCTGATGTCGGTGCCGGCGGTGCCGGTGTTGGCGGTGGGTCGTCGTCTGCTGGGTCGCAGCCGCTTGTTCTGAGTGGTGGTCAAGCCGGTTCTCTCGGGCGGGCGCGTTCGGTTGCGGTGGAGGACTCGCCGGTCCGCCGCAAAGCGCGACCGCTCCCGACCGAACCCGGTACCACCAGCGAGTACACCGGTCCGCCGGTCGCGCCGCTGACGGATGCCCCGCAGACCCCGCTCACCGGCACCCGCCGCGCCGGCGGCGCCCGCCCAACCGGCTGGCACACCACAGCCGCCCGCAACGGCGCCCGCCCAACCGACCCGTCCGGGCGCACTGGCTGGCAGACCGGCCAGTCGCCGTCCAGCACCTGGTCGGCCGACCCGTCCCGATCCGCCGCCTGGCCCACCGACCGCGCCCGCGCCGGCGCCCAGTACAGCTCCACACCACCACCGGTGAAACCCCCACGCCACCACTCCCGCAAGGTAGTCGGCGCCCTCACCGCCCTGGTCCTGATCATGCTCACCGGCGCAACCTTCGCCGGCGTAAAACTCATCGACTCCTACGGCAGCCGCGTCGACAACCCCCTCGCCCAGCCCTCCGTACGCAAATCCCAAGCCCCCATCCCCACCCTCCCCGACCCCACCGTCACCGTAACCGTCCCCGGCATCCCCGACCTGGTCCGCCTGCAGAAGAACAAGATCTACACCTCCGGCAAGGTCGCGTCGGTCAGCTGCCAGGAACCGGCGATCAAACCACAGTCCCAGTCCGAGATCCTGCGGTACTACAAGGCCCTCCTGCCTTGCCTGAACAACGCCTGGGCACCGGTGCTGAAGAGGTCCGGCTATCCGTTCCGGGCGCCGAAGGTGGTTCTGCAGACGAACCAGTCCACTTCGTCCAGCTGTACCGGTGAACTCAACGTCGCGTTCTACTGTCCGGCCGACGAGAGCATCTACGTCAGCTGGAAGAAGGACCTGAAGTACTACAAGGACGAGCCGACCGCCGCGCGGGTGTGGATGATCGACACGATGGCGCACGAGTACGCCCACCACGTACAGAACCTGACCGAGATGCTCACCGCCGCCGACTCCCGCGCCGGATGGGCGAAGACGAAGGCGGAGGAGCTGGAGTGGAGCCGCCGGTTGGAGCTCCAGGCCGGTTGCTTCGGTGCCGCCTTCCTCGGCGCCAACAAGAAGGCGCTCGGCCTGACCGGGCGGAAACTGGATCTCTGGGAGTGGGAGGTGCAGCACAGCGGCGACGAGTACAACCCGAAGAAGGTGCGCGACCACGGTTCCCGGAAGAACCACTGGGTCTGGGCCGAACCTGCCTTCAACACCACCAACCCCGGCTCCTGCAACACGTTCACCGCGTCGGCCGAACGGGTCAGTTGA
- a CDS encoding neutral zinc metallopeptidase, which translates to MRAPTPRLGGDAPAAPPQLTGTRIDSKRTTLSGSRLGPPPDGDRAAAAYREVFHPEPIPFDPRKRSKGLIVMMVVAALLLVGGGVTFGVKMLSNYDGSIAGPLGTPSVRSSDAPKTDEPATKATPDADIVARNPLYAAGKMPVMKCQEPAFRPTSKENVRSYYQALIACMDKAWQPIVVKAGFEFRSPRLIVFDEGEETACGVQKDLALYCQDEEGGSATMPWQNVVEDYPKHKAAVRAEMAQSFGFVYGVHVQNLAGMAAASDNLGDTAANKAAELEQDRRAALQAYCLGGVFFGAARASFPLQGELLNQWNGLIQRGGDEHAKDKVRDHGSSKSLAAWINQGFTTTNPAACNTFTAAPTKVS; encoded by the coding sequence TTGCGGGCGCCGACGCCGCGGCTGGGTGGGGACGCGCCGGCGGCGCCGCCGCAGCTGACCGGGACCCGGATCGACTCCAAGCGGACGACGCTCTCCGGCAGCCGGCTCGGCCCGCCGCCGGACGGCGACCGGGCCGCGGCCGCGTACCGCGAGGTGTTCCACCCGGAGCCGATTCCCTTCGACCCGCGGAAGCGGTCCAAGGGCCTGATCGTGATGATGGTCGTCGCCGCGCTGCTGCTCGTCGGCGGCGGCGTCACCTTCGGCGTCAAGATGCTGTCGAACTACGACGGCTCGATCGCCGGCCCGCTGGGTACGCCGTCGGTCCGTTCCAGCGACGCGCCGAAGACCGACGAGCCGGCCACCAAGGCCACCCCGGACGCCGACATCGTGGCGAGGAACCCGTTGTACGCGGCCGGGAAGATGCCGGTGATGAAATGCCAGGAACCGGCGTTCCGGCCGACGTCAAAGGAGAATGTTCGCTCGTACTACCAGGCGCTGATCGCGTGCATGGACAAGGCCTGGCAGCCGATCGTTGTCAAGGCCGGGTTCGAGTTCCGCTCGCCGCGGCTGATCGTCTTCGACGAGGGCGAGGAGACGGCGTGCGGCGTACAGAAGGACCTCGCGCTGTACTGCCAGGACGAGGAAGGCGGCAGCGCGACGATGCCTTGGCAGAACGTGGTCGAGGACTACCCGAAGCACAAGGCGGCGGTCCGCGCGGAGATGGCGCAGTCGTTCGGTTTCGTGTACGGCGTCCATGTCCAGAATCTGGCCGGGATGGCGGCGGCGTCGGACAACCTCGGTGACACCGCGGCGAACAAGGCGGCCGAGCTGGAACAGGATCGGCGCGCGGCGCTGCAGGCGTACTGCCTGGGCGGAGTGTTCTTCGGCGCGGCCCGGGCCAGCTTCCCGCTCCAGGGCGAACTGCTGAACCAGTGGAACGGCCTGATCCAGCGCGGCGGCGACGAACACGCCAAGGACAAGGTCCGCGACCACGGTTCGAGCAAGAGCCTGGCGGCGTGGATCAACCAGGGTTTCACCACCACCAACCCAGCCGCCTGCAACACCTTCACCGCCGCCCCCACGAAAGTCAGCTGA